A stretch of Amycolatopsis balhimycina FH 1894 DNA encodes these proteins:
- the ppk2 gene encoding polyphosphate kinase 2 — translation MAGRKKTRIPREVYERELLRLQAELVKLQEWVRAQGARLVVVFEGRDAAGKGSTIKRVTEHLNPRVVQIAALPSPTERERTQWYFQRYIEHLPAAGEIVLFDRSWYNRAGVERVMGFCTPEEHRRFLQQCPILERLLIDDGILLRKYWFSVSLDEQERRFRARIDDPMRRWKLSTIDLQSVTHWEDYSRAKDDMFVHTDTAESPWHVVESEEKRRGRLNMIAHLLSTVPYYEVSRQAVSLPPRPEPTGYFRPDRRLQTYVPDHAASLLPR, via the coding sequence ATGGCGGGTAGGAAGAAGACGCGGATTCCGCGCGAAGTCTACGAGCGGGAGCTGCTGCGCCTGCAGGCCGAGCTGGTGAAGCTCCAGGAGTGGGTGCGGGCCCAGGGGGCGCGGCTGGTCGTGGTGTTCGAAGGACGGGACGCGGCCGGCAAGGGCAGCACGATCAAACGCGTCACCGAGCACCTCAACCCGCGGGTGGTGCAGATCGCCGCGCTGCCGAGCCCGACCGAGCGTGAGCGCACGCAGTGGTACTTCCAGCGCTACATCGAGCACCTGCCCGCGGCCGGGGAGATCGTGCTGTTCGACCGCAGCTGGTACAACCGCGCCGGCGTCGAACGGGTGATGGGCTTCTGCACGCCCGAGGAACACCGCCGATTCCTGCAACAGTGCCCGATCTTGGAACGCCTGCTCATCGACGACGGCATCCTGCTGCGCAAGTACTGGTTCTCGGTCAGCCTCGACGAGCAGGAGCGCCGGTTCCGCGCCCGGATCGACGACCCGATGCGCCGCTGGAAGCTCTCGACCATCGACCTGCAGTCGGTGACGCACTGGGAGGACTACTCGCGGGCGAAGGACGACATGTTCGTCCACACCGACACCGCCGAGTCGCCTTGGCACGTGGTGGAAAGCGAGGAGAAGCGGCGGGGCCGGCTGAACATGATCGCGCACCTGCTCTCGACCGTGCCGTACTACGAGGTGTCCCGCCAGGCGGTCTCGCTGCCGCCACGGCCCGAACCGACCGGCTACTTTCGGCCGGACCGGCGGC
- a CDS encoding ATP-dependent nuclease, with translation MNRADLRSTHDDQLDQSICGFDDVEILKDLRLRNFRAFQDFRLTFGSGAYLIGPNNAGKSTILTALRVADVLIRLARRRKPDDARVDGDRKYPIWPIPLTEFPALRESVRYEFRGHEARLELTWKSGARLVAVWPKEDDETSEPFFYLERKPGLPVRDVKQAREAFPELGVIPILNPIDHTESQLQDGYVERNISGRLSSRHFRNQLRLLNKSNKLDSFLEFAEPWIDGIQFTNFGQHLGSGSEGVVLDVYHTEPGSRAEKELVWAGDGIQVWLQLLYHIYRVRDFDTIILDEPEVYLHPDLQRRLVHLLEATGRQIIVATHSSEIAAEAEPRLVTLVEKGRKNARRARDEATLEQLSSTLGTAFNLRLARALRSRVVLFVEGQDMAVIRRFSKTLRLANIELEKGITVIKLEGFSRFNHVAPFTWLRDELLPEAIKVHILPDRDYRSNAAISGIEQDFDEAGISAHIWRRKELESYLLTPSVIARLSGLTEAEATEALSNATLAMENDVFSRLLGDRIQEEKSGSRHAVDVTAKFKTEFDEEWTDLTFRLYHCPAKQVIARLNDWLQTQGKKSVSSRSLASAHRVGEIAPEMADALRQINAAVTNLQIL, from the coding sequence ATGAACAGAGCAGACTTACGGAGCACACACGATGACCAGCTCGACCAATCGATCTGCGGGTTTGACGACGTGGAAATACTGAAAGACCTGAGACTCCGTAATTTTCGCGCCTTCCAAGATTTTCGACTGACTTTTGGCAGCGGCGCTTACCTCATCGGCCCGAACAATGCCGGAAAGTCCACGATACTCACCGCCCTCCGTGTCGCCGATGTACTGATCCGCCTTGCCCGACGACGGAAGCCCGACGACGCCAGAGTGGATGGTGATCGGAAATATCCAATATGGCCAATTCCCCTGACGGAATTTCCGGCTTTGCGTGAAAGCGTGAGATATGAGTTCCGTGGCCATGAAGCACGGCTTGAACTGACCTGGAAAAGCGGCGCCAGACTGGTCGCAGTGTGGCCAAAGGAAGACGACGAGACTAGCGAACCCTTCTTCTACCTAGAGCGGAAGCCTGGACTACCGGTCAGGGATGTCAAGCAGGCCCGAGAGGCATTCCCTGAATTGGGTGTGATTCCCATTCTAAACCCGATTGACCATACGGAAAGTCAACTGCAAGACGGCTATGTCGAGCGAAACATTTCCGGTCGCCTTAGTAGCCGTCACTTTCGCAATCAGTTGCGATTGCTCAATAAATCCAACAAACTTGATTCATTCTTGGAATTCGCTGAACCATGGATTGATGGAATCCAGTTTACGAATTTCGGTCAGCATCTCGGATCAGGTTCGGAAGGCGTAGTCCTCGACGTCTACCACACCGAGCCGGGCAGTCGTGCCGAAAAAGAGCTTGTTTGGGCCGGAGATGGGATCCAGGTCTGGCTTCAACTGCTTTACCACATCTACCGCGTCCGCGATTTCGACACAATAATCCTGGACGAACCCGAGGTCTACCTTCACCCCGATCTTCAACGAAGACTTGTCCATCTACTGGAAGCAACAGGCAGGCAGATAATCGTCGCAACACACTCATCGGAGATCGCCGCCGAAGCCGAACCCCGCTTGGTCACGCTTGTCGAAAAAGGAAGAAAGAACGCTCGAAGAGCTCGCGACGAGGCCACTCTCGAACAGCTTTCCTCAACACTAGGAACAGCCTTCAACCTAAGACTCGCACGCGCCCTGCGATCACGAGTAGTCCTTTTTGTCGAAGGGCAGGACATGGCAGTCATTCGTCGATTCTCAAAAACCCTTCGGCTAGCCAATATCGAGCTGGAAAAAGGCATAACCGTAATCAAGCTCGAGGGCTTCTCAAGATTCAACCACGTAGCACCCTTCACGTGGCTGCGCGACGAGCTGCTACCAGAGGCAATCAAGGTACACATTCTACCGGACCGAGACTACCGAAGTAATGCAGCAATCTCGGGTATCGAGCAAGACTTCGATGAAGCCGGTATATCTGCACACATCTGGCGACGCAAGGAGTTGGAAAGTTACCTATTAACACCGTCTGTGATTGCGCGCCTTTCCGGCCTCACCGAGGCAGAGGCGACAGAGGCGCTGTCAAACGCCACGCTCGCGATGGAGAACGATGTCTTCAGCCGCCTTCTAGGCGACCGAATTCAGGAAGAAAAGAGCGGCTCCCGACATGCCGTGGATGTGACGGCAAAATTTAAAACAGAATTCGATGAAGAATGGACCGATCTAACCTTTCGCCTCTACCATTGCCCTGCAAAGCAGGTTATCGCTCGCCTCAACGACTGGCTGCAGACCCAAGGAAAGAAGTCCGTTTCATCTCGTTCACTCGCGTCAGCCCACCGAGTCGGTGAGATCGCTCCGGAGATGGCCGATGCCCTCCGCCAAATCAATGCTGCCGTAACGAACCTGCAAATCCTTTAG
- a CDS encoding hemerythrin domain-containing protein, producing the protein MPHPTDPLTHPGNATRSTSSAHRDSSAPSRLREFALLATVLALVAGGGAAWWAGAGTAANIVWAAADAVTLVPAVVWVAADLRARRWGADLLAVLALAATVAVGEYLAGAIVAAMVATGRVLEAGAQRRASRNLTALLDRAPRVAHLRTAAADQAARTATRLLTEELLPHEQAEETELYPALARALGGPEGTVTMSREHAEIGRLARRLQRHLTEAPDGIQADQVDDLRATLYGLDAVLTLHFAQEEEAYFTLPSS; encoded by the coding sequence GTGCCGCACCCGACCGATCCGTTGACTCACCCGGGGAACGCCACGCGCTCGACGAGCTCTGCTCACCGGGACAGCTCGGCCCCGTCGCGGCTCCGGGAGTTCGCGCTGCTGGCGACGGTGCTGGCGCTCGTCGCGGGCGGGGGTGCCGCGTGGTGGGCGGGTGCGGGTACCGCCGCGAACATCGTGTGGGCGGCCGCGGACGCTGTCACGCTGGTGCCGGCGGTCGTGTGGGTCGCCGCCGATCTGCGCGCCCGTCGCTGGGGTGCCGACCTGCTCGCCGTCCTCGCCCTCGCGGCCACCGTGGCGGTCGGCGAGTACCTCGCCGGCGCGATCGTTGCCGCGATGGTGGCCACCGGCCGGGTGCTCGAGGCCGGTGCGCAACGGCGGGCGAGCCGGAACCTCACGGCGCTGCTGGACCGCGCGCCGCGCGTGGCCCACCTGCGCACCGCGGCCGCGGACCAGGCTGCCCGCACGGCGACCCGGCTGCTGACCGAAGAGCTGCTGCCGCACGAACAGGCCGAGGAAACCGAGCTGTACCCGGCGTTGGCGCGAGCGCTGGGCGGCCCCGAGGGCACGGTCACGATGAGCCGCGAGCACGCCGAGATCGGCCGGCTGGCCCGGCGGCTGCAGCGGCACCTCACCGAGGCGCCGGACGGGATCCAGGCCGACCAGGTCGACGACCTCCGGGCCACGCTCTACGGGCTGGATGCCGTGTTGACGTTGCACTTCGCGCAGGAGGAAGAGGCGTACTTCACACTGCCGTCCTCATGA